From a region of the Colias croceus chromosome 30, ilColCroc2.1 genome:
- the LOC123704729 gene encoding zinc finger protein 888-like isoform X1, with product MTENLNKICKTCFSTGRTTSPITDLKFLLTKLNMREIDTSNGEICWECKAIMVKFYDFKQKAISLQNLLAADQSKLNSVSTLTSSTKQLYDYEFYFDEEVDEIKLESTTAINLKDEYIDFEIHDFNENIEETDIILNIDNTNQKEEQIINKAETNEEKNNIKDTDKTNLQDLKNNVKIKCSNENEFKRKFKTVIYTEEELVANREEKRSQPNYKKVPFKCDTCVLGFMREDTFDLHVKKNHSESVGEYMCKICGTRFSSQYLLHIHERRHYMSYRCVFCRFETFSHRGAIKHCTDKHLEDEAGKVHCGQCDSVFMSADELESHMSVHNKITCSECGRNFKGNYALRKHIEHIHKVESIQYRCDHCRMTFKMKNRLESHMATHSVMLAKKLSYCDVCKVQCKNIKNYRNHLAYSINHSEPAYECSTCKKRFAKRTYLQKHINISHLRKSQYKCSICKKLFITRWRLFNHRQKKHGVAKSRDHICNECGKKFYTATTLRAHQLIHSDERSFMCEECGDTFKQPAALYTHYKLVHKGIKMKQ from the exons ATGActgaaaacttaaataaaatttgtaaaacgTGCTTTAGCACTGGAAGGACCACAAGTCCAATCACAGATTTGAAATTTCTACTTACAAAACTTAATATGAGGGAG ATAGATACATCAAATGGTGAAATTTGTTGGGAGTGCAAGGCGATTATGGTTAAGTTCTACGATTTCAAGCAAAAAGCTATAAGTTTGCAGAATTTATTAGCAGCGGACCAG AGCAAACTCAATTCAGTGAGCACATTAACAAGCAGTACAAAACAATTGTAtgattatgaattttattttgacgAAGAAGTTGACGAAATTAAATTAGAATCAACTACagcaattaatttaaaagatgaATATATAGACTTTGAAATCCATGATTTTAAcgaaaatattgaagaaacGGATATAATTCTAAATATAGATAACACAAATCAAAAGgaagaacaaataataaataaagctgagacaaatgaagaaaaaaataatataaaagatacagataaaacaaatttacaagatttaaagaataatgttaaaattaagtgttcaaatgaaaatgaatttaagAGAAAGTTCAAAACAGTAATTTATACAGAAGAAGAGTTAGTAGCGAATAGAGAAGAAAAGAGAAGTCAACCTAATTACAAGAAAGTACCTTTTAAATGTGATACATGTGTGCTTGGGTTTATGAGAGAGGATACTTTTGATTTACATGTGAAAAAGAATCACAGCGAG aGCGTAGGAGaatatatgtgtaaaatatgCGGAACGCGATTCTCCAGTCAATACCTCTTACATATACATGAAAGAAGGCACTATATGTCTTATCGCTGTGTCTTCTGTAGATTCGAGACTTTTTCACATCGCGGTGCGATTAAGCATTGTACTGATAAGCATTTAGAGGATGAGGCTGGGAAAGTGCATTGTGGCCAATGTGACAGTGTCTTTAT GTCTGCAGATGAATTAGAGAGTCACATGTCcgtacataataaaatcacATGTTCGGAATGTGGTAGAAACTTCAAAGGGAATTACGCACTGAGGAAACATATCGA ACACATCCACAAAGTGGAATCGATACAATATAGATGTGACCATTGTCGAATGACGTTCAAAATGAAAAATCGCCTAGAATCACACATGGCAACACATAGTGTAATGTTGGCTAAGAAACTATCATATTGTGACGTATGTAAAGtgcaatgtaaaaatataaagaattataGGAATCATTTGGCTTACAGCATCAATCATTCGGAACCAGC gtatGAATGTTCAACTTGCAAGAAGAGGTTCGCGAAAAGAACGTATCTACAAAAACATATAAACATCAGCCATTTGCGAAAATCACAGTATAAATGCAGTATCTGTAAAAAG ttatttataactcgTTGGCGGTTATTCAATCATAGACAAAAGAAACATGGTGTTGCCAAAAGCAGAGACCACATTTGTAATGAATGTGGCAAGaagttttat ACGGCAACAACGCTCCGTGCGCACCAACTTATACATTCGGATGAAAGAAGTTTTATGTGCGAAGAATGCGGTGATACATTCAAACAACCGGCAGCTTtgtacacacattataaacttGTACATAAGGgcattaaaatgaaacaataa
- the LOC123704729 gene encoding zinc finger protein 888-like isoform X2, whose amino-acid sequence MVKFYDFKQKAISLQNLLAADQSKLNSVSTLTSSTKQLYDYEFYFDEEVDEIKLESTTAINLKDEYIDFEIHDFNENIEETDIILNIDNTNQKEEQIINKAETNEEKNNIKDTDKTNLQDLKNNVKIKCSNENEFKRKFKTVIYTEEELVANREEKRSQPNYKKVPFKCDTCVLGFMREDTFDLHVKKNHSESVGEYMCKICGTRFSSQYLLHIHERRHYMSYRCVFCRFETFSHRGAIKHCTDKHLEDEAGKVHCGQCDSVFMSADELESHMSVHNKITCSECGRNFKGNYALRKHIEHIHKVESIQYRCDHCRMTFKMKNRLESHMATHSVMLAKKLSYCDVCKVQCKNIKNYRNHLAYSINHSEPAYECSTCKKRFAKRTYLQKHINISHLRKSQYKCSICKKLFITRWRLFNHRQKKHGVAKSRDHICNECGKKFYTATTLRAHQLIHSDERSFMCEECGDTFKQPAALYTHYKLVHKGIKMKQ is encoded by the exons ATGGTTAAGTTCTACGATTTCAAGCAAAAAGCTATAAGTTTGCAGAATTTATTAGCAGCGGACCAG AGCAAACTCAATTCAGTGAGCACATTAACAAGCAGTACAAAACAATTGTAtgattatgaattttattttgacgAAGAAGTTGACGAAATTAAATTAGAATCAACTACagcaattaatttaaaagatgaATATATAGACTTTGAAATCCATGATTTTAAcgaaaatattgaagaaacGGATATAATTCTAAATATAGATAACACAAATCAAAAGgaagaacaaataataaataaagctgagacaaatgaagaaaaaaataatataaaagatacagataaaacaaatttacaagatttaaagaataatgttaaaattaagtgttcaaatgaaaatgaatttaagAGAAAGTTCAAAACAGTAATTTATACAGAAGAAGAGTTAGTAGCGAATAGAGAAGAAAAGAGAAGTCAACCTAATTACAAGAAAGTACCTTTTAAATGTGATACATGTGTGCTTGGGTTTATGAGAGAGGATACTTTTGATTTACATGTGAAAAAGAATCACAGCGAG aGCGTAGGAGaatatatgtgtaaaatatgCGGAACGCGATTCTCCAGTCAATACCTCTTACATATACATGAAAGAAGGCACTATATGTCTTATCGCTGTGTCTTCTGTAGATTCGAGACTTTTTCACATCGCGGTGCGATTAAGCATTGTACTGATAAGCATTTAGAGGATGAGGCTGGGAAAGTGCATTGTGGCCAATGTGACAGTGTCTTTAT GTCTGCAGATGAATTAGAGAGTCACATGTCcgtacataataaaatcacATGTTCGGAATGTGGTAGAAACTTCAAAGGGAATTACGCACTGAGGAAACATATCGA ACACATCCACAAAGTGGAATCGATACAATATAGATGTGACCATTGTCGAATGACGTTCAAAATGAAAAATCGCCTAGAATCACACATGGCAACACATAGTGTAATGTTGGCTAAGAAACTATCATATTGTGACGTATGTAAAGtgcaatgtaaaaatataaagaattataGGAATCATTTGGCTTACAGCATCAATCATTCGGAACCAGC gtatGAATGTTCAACTTGCAAGAAGAGGTTCGCGAAAAGAACGTATCTACAAAAACATATAAACATCAGCCATTTGCGAAAATCACAGTATAAATGCAGTATCTGTAAAAAG ttatttataactcgTTGGCGGTTATTCAATCATAGACAAAAGAAACATGGTGTTGCCAAAAGCAGAGACCACATTTGTAATGAATGTGGCAAGaagttttat ACGGCAACAACGCTCCGTGCGCACCAACTTATACATTCGGATGAAAGAAGTTTTATGTGCGAAGAATGCGGTGATACATTCAAACAACCGGCAGCTTtgtacacacattataaacttGTACATAAGGgcattaaaatgaaacaataa